One genomic region from Anguilla rostrata isolate EN2019 chromosome 2, ASM1855537v3, whole genome shotgun sequence encodes:
- the LOC135248547 gene encoding uncharacterized protein LOC135248547, which translates to MGGQRGPSSGSSSSLSELRNVAFSSRSLSALPPSTAVIAPGLKRYPQEGALSSSLPASSGSAEALLSSLSASGLSAEALLSPAFRQRLLRETRPSPAPPPGGRATNAAATASSPTSTSPSSSSSPSSPTQLTPLTLSSLGLKPSGRGLQYCSLNSFKEHGGKSCPNPAPSEQRGSWDIKTSE; encoded by the exons ATGGGAGGACAACGAGGCCCCAGCAG CGGCAGCAGCAGTAGCCTATCAGAGCTGCGGAACGTCGCCTTCTCGAGCCGCTCGCTCTCGGCCCTGCCCCCGTCCACCGCCGTCATCGCCCCGGGCCTGAAGAGGTACCCCCAGGAGGGGGCGCTCTCCTCGTCCCTGCCGGCCTCCTCCGGCTCAGCTGAGGCTCTGCTGTCCAGCCTGTCGGCATCGGGCCTGAGCGCGGAGGCCCTGCTCTCCCCCGCCTTCCGCCAGCGGCTGCTCAGAGAGACGCGcccctccccggccccgccGCCCGGCGGGCGCGCGACAAACGCCGCCGCGACCGCCTCCTCGCCCACCTCcaccagcccctcctcctcctcttcgccGTCCTCGCCCACGCAGCTGACCCCGCTAACCCTGTCCTCGCTGGGCCTCAAGCCCTCCGGCCGCGGCCTCCAATACTGCAGCCTCAACAGCTTCAAGGAGCACGGCGGCAAGAGCTGCCCAAACCCGGCTCCCAGTGAgcagagaggatcatgggacaTCAAAACTTCAGAATGA